The following proteins come from a genomic window of Nostoc sp. ATCC 53789:
- a CDS encoding J domain-containing protein has protein sequence MDLGDCYRLLGLRSGASFADIKASYRRLAQQYHPDINPDDNKAKDKFIALTEAYKLLLTVVLPEETAAHSTQVSTGRDAAKTTQRQKTPVTTVVNQQPGKAKPPNLLEIEERLKWKTYEQLQRFLQEKRFPQAIALVEALADRLSTDPEVRQWQAIAYQIWGRALISENQLLKARIYLKKALKTDPHNKSLWYEVQRDFQRLEQIF, from the coding sequence ATGGATCTTGGAGATTGCTACCGTTTGCTAGGTTTAAGATCGGGAGCTTCTTTTGCTGATATCAAAGCGTCTTATCGACGATTGGCGCAGCAATATCATCCCGATATCAACCCAGATGACAACAAAGCCAAAGATAAGTTTATTGCCTTGACAGAGGCTTACAAACTCCTGCTGACGGTAGTACTGCCAGAGGAAACTGCTGCACATTCAACTCAGGTGTCAACTGGGCGTGATGCTGCTAAGACAACGCAGCGACAGAAAACACCAGTTACAACGGTGGTAAACCAACAACCAGGGAAAGCAAAACCGCCTAATCTGTTGGAAATAGAAGAACGGCTGAAGTGGAAGACTTATGAACAATTGCAGCGATTTTTGCAAGAGAAACGATTTCCGCAAGCGATCGCACTAGTGGAAGCTTTAGCAGATCGTTTGTCAACAGATCCAGAAGTTCGCCAATGGCAAGCGATCGCTTATCAAATTTGGGGACGGGCGCTAATTTCCGAAAACCAATTGCTCAAAGCCAGAATTTATCTCAAAAAAGCTTTGAAAACAGACCCCCATAATAAAAGTCTCTGGTATGAAGTGCAACGCGATTTCCAACGTTTAGAACAAATTTTTTAA